In Mastomys coucha isolate ucsf_1 unplaced genomic scaffold, UCSF_Mcou_1 pScaffold9, whole genome shotgun sequence, the genomic window GCatagggcctggagaaatggatcagcaCGTAAGAGAACCTGTCAtgcttgcagaggactcaggttcatttcttggcacccacatggtgactcacaaccctcCACAGGGGATATAGTATCTTGACTTCCACTGGCAACAGGcttgcatgtggtgcacatatatacacgcaggcaaatactcataacataaataaatatttaagatgtaCATACTTTAGATctttaagcatttttatttaacctTCATGGAGTCGAGTTGGAAGTATTTGTTTTGGTgctggtcctgtgaagatttCAGGAATGTGGAATGGTCCTTGTGTAGATAATTCATGTTCGTGTAGATGGGTGCTTGTGCTATTTTCACTTTGCATTTTTGGTACTAATGGGGCTGGTGGGATCATTCTCTTTACAGAAGCATAGTAAAAGTATTTTGATCTGTGTTGCTAGACACACTTGAAGGCATTTGAATTATGCCTCTGGGCTTTGTAAATAGTAGCTGCTTCATTGTGCTAATCCAGGTCCATGTTACATTAATGGAGAGTTTAATAGAAAAATGTCATGTCTTCTTAAGGGTATCGTGCTTTTACTGAAGCCAGTGATGGTACTCTGTGCCTTGCTATGGAGTATGGAGGTGAAAAGTCTCTGAATGACTTAATAGAAGAGCGGAACAAGGACAGTGGAAGTCCTTTTCCAGCGGCTACAATTCTCAGAGTTGCTTTGCACATGGCCAGAGGGCTAAAGGTAACTGTGTCACTGTATTTTAAACAGCTTGGGTGAACTATGAAGAAATTAAACACGTGTCATACCTATGTTGCTGTGGTTTTGGATAGATAGAAGATAaggggcctggcagtggtggtgcacgcctttaatcctagcacttgggaggcagagacaggtggatttctgagtttgaggccagccttgtctacagagtgagttccaggacagccagggctatacaaaccctatctgggggtgggggggtggtgtGTGGAAGAAATAGGGGAAGAAATGTATACAtaattgggtggtggtggcacatggcctTAATCCtcacatacctttgatcccagcacgcaggagacagaggcaaggtgaatcttttaattttgaggactgggctacagagaaactttatcttggaaaaaaacaaaaacaaaaaaatatatttattaaacactGGTAATAGTGACTCTAGAGAACTACTCACAGTATAATGATAGTGATGTTAGGACTACATGCTAAGATTTCATAGGAAATTGGTTTATGGAGCAgattaaaaaaaagcattttaaacacAATTTGTAGTACatttttagataattttagaTAGGAtagagctgagcatggtggtacacacctttaatttccagcagatgcaggcagatctctgagttcaaggccagcctggtctgcatagtgagttccagaatagccaaagGATAGAAACATCTCAATTACTAATGActttaagtatgtatatataatgaaatgaATTACAGTGTAACCATGTTGGGGCCTTCTTACCACATGATAGGCTGCATTGAAATAAGCATAGTAATTGTAAGCTCTTGTGTAAGAGCAGATCACAGACAAGAATGGCCTCTCATTTCAAAGTTAGGGCCATGGTGTAGTGCTCAAATGCTGACAAATCAACAGACAGCTGTTGTGCAGCACTGTTCAAAATGTGACTGTAATTATTTGCAACCTCAAAAGAAGTTAGTGTATAAAACATAATATAGGTTTggattacatttttgcttctgTTCATCAATTATGGTGGCCCAGTGTCACCTGCTTTTCTTGTATTACATCAAAGTTGAGgtaaatttgctttattttgaagaTTCCAAAATAAGCTGGAGCTATTAGCCTCAAGAAAAATTGGAATATTTGGAAGTCTTCTGGATAGAAAATTATATGGGCTTTGAGAATTcaaacattttgaagaaaaattttaGATGACATGGCAGGTTCCCTTCCTGGCTTCAAATACTTTGAAATGGACAAATAAGTCTGGTTTATAAAGGGAATTCAAGTCATTGTTTTGTTGAAGgagtttttattaatttctctgCTTATGTATTTGATTGCTTTTTCCAATTTTAGTATCTGCATCAAGAAAAGAAGCTGCTTCATGGAGACATAAAGTCTTCAAATGTTGTAATTAAAGGTGATTTTGAAACAATTAAAATCTGTGATGTAGGAGTCTCTCTGCCATTGGATGAAAATATGACTGGTAAGTAGCattgttttaaattcataaatTTTGCATTGTAAAACATAATAAACCTACATGTTTAAATGTACTATCTTTGAAAACTGTATAATAGACTGTTTTTCAGTGTTTTGCCTCTGGGTCCCCAGCTCCTTCCCTTGCCACATGGACAGTTATTGACCTATTAGTAGTGTGTAgattttttgtctttgatttgttttaaatacaTCAGTTTAGGATGGCTTCAGGCTCACAGGCCTCCCAGTCTTCAGCCTGTGCCCACACTAGCCCTTATTAGCATGGATTTTAACTGAATAACTTTGGGAAAGACACACCCAATAGGCCAGAGCTTCCCCAGTTTCTGGGCATTCTTACCTAATCATGCTAATCAGGATCAACTATTAtatcttcccttttcccttcaagtgtttctttctctacttGTAATTTTATTGAATGCctcaaaatagaattttaagatAAACTTTGATTAAATAAACTGCTAGTTTTTTCTCCCCTATAGTTTGGAAGTGAATATAAGCAGTTCTCAATTCTATCCTTATTTGTGTTAAAAATGgagattatagttatgaaatattgaaaaattaataCACTTTAAAACTGTCCAGTgaagccagcagtggtggcgcacgcctttaatcccagcacttgggaggcagagacaggcggatttctgagttcgaggccagcctggtctacagagtgagttccaggacagccagggctacacagagaaaccctgtctcgaaaaaacaaacaaaaaaccccaccaaaaaccaaaaaaacaccaaaaacactCCAGTGATTTGATTTCTTAGTTACAGAATAGAGTTTTTAAACATGTAAAGCAAATTTTGCCTTAAGGAAGATATCATAGGTATAATACTTTACTAGAAAAAGGAATTAGAGACTACTAACAGATATCTAGGAGAGTCTTGAGTATTTGGAAATTTAgcaatataaatttatataattattggGGAATATTTGGATCACAGGGAATTGATTCATAAATGATACATGTTAAGTCACCCCTAGTTTCCTGGGAAAACTAGTAGCTATTAGTTAGTGATTATGTTAAGAAAGACAAAACTCGCCCCCACTGGCTgcactttttcttcttgagacagggtttctctgttagccctggctgtcctggaactcagaaatctgcctgcctctgccttccaagtgccgggattaaaggcatgcgccaccactgcccagcctggctgCACTTTCTTGTCAGCCAGGAAAGGAATaagaaagacaggaacaaaagaaaaacaaactctgaaaattattaataaagacAAAAGCTGGATCTGTGGAAAAGTAAAAATGCTCACCAAGATTGAGAGGAGAGAGACTATAACCACCAATATTAGACAACGAAGAGGGCCTCAGCTGCATGTTCTACACATTTGTAAGGGCTGTTACAGACAGCTGTGTTTCACCAAGTTGTGAACAGAGATGAAAACAGTAATTTCCtggaaaaattatcaaaattgaTGTAAGAACTAGAAAGTCCAAAAAACTCTGTCTAGTAAAGAAACATTCCTACAAAGAATCTTACATGGTTGATTTTAGAAGAAAAGTGATGCTAGaatgacttgtttttgttttagtgacTGATCCTGAGGCCTGTTATATTGGTACTGAGCCATGGAAACCCAAGGAAGCATTGGAAGAAAATGGCATTATTACTGACAAGGCAGATATGTTTGCTTTTGGCCTTACGCTATGGGAAATGATGACTTTATGTATTCCACACATCAATCTtccaaatgatgatgatgaaggtaTAAGTACAAATAGGTTTTAACATAAATCTGAATTTCTTTCTAGTAGATTAGTGCATAAAATTGTCTTTCcactaaattaaattttaaacagtTGTTTAAGATTATAGCAGTACTGTGATTAATTGGCTAGATTTAATCCTATATAAATGAGATAAAGATTGATAATATGAAGATAAGGGTATTTCTCTACTCAAGggctctcatttttattttaaatctacaTTGGGTAGGTGGGGTATCTAGTTGAACAGTTTCCTTAAAACTTTTAGCTGGAGAGAAAATAGCTAAACCCTGTAGCAGAAAAATTGAATAAACTGCTTGTGGTATATAGTGGAATGCATACTGGATAACTCTTTCCTGTTGCAGGAGGGTAAACCATTGAGCTATTCCATGATCTACATGATCTTGCTTGTTTTCATCTCTAACTCCCTCATGTGCAGATGCAACCTTTGATGAGAGTGACTTCGATGATGAAGCATACTATGCAGCTCTGGGGACAAGGCCATCCATCTACATGGAAGAACTGGATGAATCCTACCAGAAGGTCATTGAACTCTTCTGTGTGTGTACTAATGAGGATCCTAAAGATCGCCCATCTGCTGCACATATCGTTGAAGCTTTGGAACTAGATGGCCAATGTTGTGGTGCTCTTAAGCATTAACTTGTATGGGAACTGTTAActagatgtatttatttagttaataTAACTATAGTAGATAGATTCTAGAGGTGGCTTATTTTAGGACCATTTTACATAGTTAATATTTGCATAACTTTCTGACATGTTATTACTTGTATCTGCACTTATTGTACTGGGTAGTCTATGAAGTCTAGAAACCTCTCCAGGTGTCTAGACGCTGCCCCCACTGATTTAAACACTAGTGGCCCTGTCTAAGAGGGCTTAGAATCAAGGGACCACTGCTTTGTTAAAGATCTTAATACAGTTCATCTGTCTGCCCATAGTGTCCACCCTTCAGCTGGCCTGTCGGCCCATGTACCCTAGAACTTGAGAAGAGCGTCGTTCATAAACGTAGCTCCTAGGGTGTCCCAGACCCTGGTTACTGCCTTGCCTCTCTCCACATCTTAGCGTCTAAatgtaagaataaataataaaagagagtTTCAGTACCAGGCATTTCAGCATtatcttgtttttgttggtgtgttAACCATTTAATTTGTGGAATGAACGTGGTTTCTCTcaactttgtttttttctatataaagTGAGGTTAAATTGTCAGTTTGAGTCACAGCTCCCTGCAATTACCAGAATTAAAATGGTGAAACCAGGTGGTGTACTCTGACTTGGCAGCAGATAGGAAGCATTATCCTCTAGAATTTCCTGGTATACTCTTAAGAGTATACCATACAACAGATCATTACCAGTGTCCATCAAAACAGTAGAAAAGTGACACCGAATTGAAAGTTTACGTACAGAAAAATTACGAGTGTGCACACTGAGACTCAGTCTTATCTGCCCCTTCTCTGACGAGTCATTTTAAGTAGGTCTGCCCAAGTGACaggttttactttcttttttatttttttggtttctcgagacagtgtttctctgtgtagccctggctgtcctggaactcagaaatccacctgcctctgcctcccaagtgctgggattaaaggcgtgctccaccaccgcctggtcaCAGGTTCTACTTACTGGCCATAAAGCGTGGATTGACTCAAACATATAACTGGCACTTTCATTGAGATTTATTCCCGGCAGTTCCTATAGACACCGCATTTTCCATATAGCACTTTACATCACTGTACCTGTCCCAATAAACCAGATCTGAAATGCAACtcaactccatattttatt contains:
- the Pbk gene encoding lymphokine-activated killer T-cell-originated protein kinase isoform X1; this translates as MKLVIHGNTGPKVIATMEGINSFKTPNKLSEKRKSVLCSTPCVNIPASPFMQKLGFGTGVSVYLMKRSPRGLSHSPWAVKKINPLCDDHYRTVYQQRLTDEAKILKDLNHPNIIGYRAFTEASDGTLCLAMEYGGEKSLNDLIEERNKDSGSPFPAATILRVALHMARGLKYLHQEKKLLHGDIKSSNVVIKGDFETIKICDVGVSLPLDENMTVTDPEACYIGTEPWKPKEALEENGIITDKADMFAFGLTLWEMMTLCIPHINLPNDDDEDATFDESDFDDEAYYAALGTRPSIYMEELDESYQKVIELFCVCTNEDPKDRPSAAHIVEALELDGQCCGALKH
- the Pbk gene encoding lymphokine-activated killer T-cell-originated protein kinase isoform X2, whose amino-acid sequence is MEGINSFKTPNKLSEKRKSVLCSTPCVNIPASPFMQKLGFGTGVSVYLMKRSPRGLSHSPWAVKKINPLCDDHYRTVYQQRLTDEAKILKDLNHPNIIGYRAFTEASDGTLCLAMEYGGEKSLNDLIEERNKDSGSPFPAATILRVALHMARGLKYLHQEKKLLHGDIKSSNVVIKGDFETIKICDVGVSLPLDENMTVTDPEACYIGTEPWKPKEALEENGIITDKADMFAFGLTLWEMMTLCIPHINLPNDDDEDATFDESDFDDEAYYAALGTRPSIYMEELDESYQKVIELFCVCTNEDPKDRPSAAHIVEALELDGQCCGALKH